A single window of Microbispora hainanensis DNA harbors:
- a CDS encoding serine/threonine-protein kinase encodes MTDTVLGGRYRLISPIAAGGMGEVWRAEDELLGREVAIKLLGRHVAGDATFRDRFRSEARITAGLTDPGIAQVFDYGESDGLAYLVMELVRGEPLSAILARNGALGPDVTLDVVEQTARGLYAAHRAGVIHRDVKPGNLLVTGTGQVKITDFGIARALEAAPLTATGTILGTAQYVSPEQASGTTLTPASDIYSLGVVAYECLAGRPPFTAETAVALALRHLNDTPPPLPGTVPAPVAALVTAMLAKDPATRPETGPVLLDRVRTLRDALAGTGPSTAALGSLTDPQGFPAAGGAGRTTPPATPGLTAPLGEPEGAGTPRPGATGSRPGSAAPRSGSTAPLGPVTPVTRRAPAGAPAARTRRPGGPEGTMGPTGPVGGRRRRTTLLLVTAGCAAAVGIGVLAFTAAHTGEPPQDPGQTVAPPASPAPSPSPKPSSARSYRSEIPRSQTPTTPAASDEPSAVPSATVSTSASTQTPTPASSPTSTSTPTPTSTPATEPSETPPPTEAPPDTNPPDEGE; translated from the coding sequence ATGACCGACACCGTGCTCGGTGGCCGATATCGGCTGATCTCCCCCATCGCCGCGGGCGGCATGGGCGAGGTCTGGCGGGCCGAGGACGAGCTGCTCGGCCGGGAGGTGGCGATCAAGCTGCTCGGCCGCCACGTCGCGGGCGACGCCACCTTCCGCGACCGGTTCCGCTCCGAGGCCAGGATCACCGCCGGCCTGACCGATCCGGGCATCGCCCAGGTCTTCGACTACGGCGAGAGCGACGGCCTGGCCTACCTCGTGATGGAGCTGGTGCGGGGCGAGCCGCTGTCGGCCATCCTCGCCCGCAACGGCGCGCTCGGCCCCGACGTCACGCTCGACGTCGTCGAGCAGACCGCCCGGGGCCTGTACGCGGCCCACCGGGCCGGTGTGATCCACCGCGACGTCAAGCCGGGCAACCTGCTCGTCACCGGGACCGGCCAGGTCAAGATCACCGACTTCGGCATCGCCCGTGCGCTGGAGGCCGCGCCGCTGACCGCGACCGGCACCATCCTCGGCACCGCCCAGTATGTGAGCCCGGAGCAGGCGTCCGGCACCACGCTCACCCCGGCGAGCGACATCTATTCGCTCGGGGTGGTGGCCTACGAGTGCCTCGCGGGCCGGCCGCCGTTCACGGCGGAGACCGCGGTGGCGCTCGCGCTGCGGCACCTCAACGACACGCCTCCGCCGCTGCCAGGAACGGTGCCCGCTCCGGTGGCGGCTCTCGTGACGGCCATGCTCGCCAAGGACCCCGCCACGCGGCCGGAGACGGGGCCGGTGCTCCTCGACAGGGTGCGGACGCTGCGCGACGCCCTCGCGGGCACGGGCCCCTCGACGGCGGCCCTCGGCTCGCTGACCGACCCCCAGGGCTTCCCGGCGGCGGGCGGCGCGGGCCGTACGACGCCTCCGGCCACGCCCGGCCTGACGGCGCCCCTGGGCGAGCCCGAGGGCGCCGGCACACCGCGTCCTGGAGCCACGGGCTCGCGTCCGGGCTCCGCCGCTCCGCGTTCCGGCTCCACCGCGCCGCTGGGCCCGGTCACGCCCGTGACGCGGAGGGCGCCCGCGGGCGCCCCCGCCGCCCGTACGCGACGCCCCGGCGGCCCCGAGGGAACCATGGGACCCACGGGACCCGTGGGCGGACGGCGCCGCCGGACGACCCTGCTTCTCGTGACGGCGGGCTGCGCCGCCGCGGTCGGCATCGGCGTTCTGGCCTTCACCGCGGCCCACACCGGCGAACCGCCGCAGGACCCCGGTCAGACGGTCGCGCCGCCCGCCTCACCGGCCCCCTCGCCGTCGCCGAAGCCGTCGTCGGCACGTTCGTACAGGTCAGAGATTCCACGGTCGCAAACGCCGACCACTCCGGCGGCGTCGGACGAGCCGAGCGCCGTTCCGTCGGCTACCGTAAGCACGTCGGCATCAACCCAGACGCCCACACCGGCTTCGTCCCCGACCTCGACCTCGACCCCTACTCCGACGTCCACCCCGGCCACGGAACCCAGTGAGACTCCGCCCCCTACGGAGGCCCCACCCGACACGAACCCTCCGGATGAGGGGGAGTGA
- a CDS encoding FHA domain-containing protein FhaB/FipA produces MSELTLLLIRLAFLAVLWFFVIAAVGVIRTDLFGPRTAPAPARKPVKQPRSVSKPKKGEPRQLIVTGGPLQGTIINLTETPITIGRANDATLVLSDDYASSRHARLFPQDGQWIVEDLGSTNGTYLERSKVTRPTPVPLGVPIRIGKTVIELRK; encoded by the coding sequence ATGTCCGAGCTAACGCTGCTGCTGATCCGGCTCGCCTTCCTGGCGGTGCTGTGGTTCTTCGTGATCGCCGCGGTCGGCGTCATCCGGACAGACCTGTTCGGTCCGCGTACGGCTCCCGCGCCCGCACGCAAACCGGTCAAGCAACCCCGATCGGTTTCCAAGCCCAAAAAGGGCGAACCCCGCCAGCTGATCGTCACCGGTGGCCCCCTGCAAGGGACCATCATCAACCTCACGGAGACGCCAATCACCATCGGCCGGGCGAACGACGCCACGCTGGTTCTCAGCGACGACTACGCTTCGAGCCGGCACGCCCGGCTCTTTCCTCAGGACGGCCAGTGGATCGTGGAGGATCTCGGCTCCACGAACGGCACGTACCTCGAACGCTCGAAAGTGACCCGCCCGACCCCGGTGCCCCTCGGAGTTCCGATCCGCATCGGCAAGACCGTCATCGAATTGCGCAAATGA
- a CDS encoding TetR/AcrR family transcriptional regulator gives MTGADTLHAAMIEAAEKQLATSPDSDIATRAVCEAVGVTQPVLYRLFGDKRGLLDAVADHGYERYAAIKAAQEQTADPVDDLRAGWDGHMAFARENPALYRLMFTPRPWSRSTARDRVFELLEATLVRCAAIGALRVDPPVAARLIMSACVGTALDHLANPELFDDPALSHRMRDAVFAHVLTETTTREDADPLREAALRLRAQLDLAGTDALEPAETALLRRWLDRITRPGAGSVR, from the coding sequence ATGACAGGCGCGGACACCCTACATGCGGCGATGATCGAGGCCGCCGAGAAGCAACTGGCGACGTCCCCGGACAGCGACATCGCCACGCGGGCGGTCTGCGAGGCGGTCGGCGTGACCCAGCCCGTGCTCTACCGGCTGTTCGGCGACAAGCGAGGGCTCCTCGACGCCGTCGCCGACCACGGATACGAGCGCTACGCCGCGATCAAGGCCGCGCAGGAGCAGACGGCCGACCCGGTCGACGACCTCCGGGCCGGCTGGGACGGTCACATGGCGTTCGCACGGGAGAACCCCGCCCTCTATCGGCTCATGTTCACGCCCCGGCCATGGTCCCGGTCCACGGCTCGCGACCGGGTGTTCGAGCTGCTGGAGGCGACGCTCGTGCGGTGCGCGGCGATCGGCGCGCTGCGGGTGGATCCACCGGTCGCCGCCCGGCTGATCATGTCCGCGTGCGTCGGGACCGCCCTCGACCACCTCGCGAATCCGGAGCTCTTCGACGACCCCGCGCTGTCTCACCGCATGCGCGACGCCGTGTTCGCGCATGTGCTCACCGAGACGACCACGCGGGAGGACGCCGATCCCCTCCGCGAGGCCGCGCTGCGCCTGCGCGCGCAGCTCGACCTCGCCGGCACCGACGCCCTTGAGCCGGCCGAAACCGCCCTGCTGCGGCGCTGGCTCGACCGCATCACGCGGCCCGGCGCGGGAAGCGTCAGGTGA
- a CDS encoding peptidoglycan D,D-transpeptidase FtsI family protein, translated as MNSPLKRVAVACLLMFGLLMANVTYLGSVKAEGLRNDSRNVRMLFNRYNIDRGWITADNGKTTLAKTVDTGDKQFRFEREYPLGKPFTHVVGWFAPESASGIEAAMNRYLDGSHPDLVVRRAIDLVSGKPAKGASVDLTLNTKAQEVAYKDLAGTGKRGAVVALEPKTGKILAMVSVPSYDPNPLAKANKDTVNKAYNKLNKDDNKPLLNRAINLTFAPGSTFKTVTSAAYLSEDTSRDENTQVDAPDALPLPGTNISLPNYHGESCGGRATLVQALTISCNTPFAIMGMDVGYDKLKEQAEKFGVGQPLKIPMEVAPSDIGPDEGKAALAKTAIGQQSNQMTPLQMAMVAAGIANQGTVMKPYLVNKIMGPDGAEIDGTDPEELDEAVTPEVAGELTKMMISVVEHGTGGAARIPGITVAGKTGTAETLPGKPSHAWFISFAPVGDDPKVAVAVFVESGSAGNDATGGAVAAPIAHDVMQAVLGR; from the coding sequence ATGAACAGCCCGCTCAAGCGTGTCGCCGTGGCCTGCCTGCTCATGTTCGGCCTGCTCATGGCCAACGTGACCTACTTGGGCTCGGTGAAGGCCGAGGGCCTGCGCAACGACTCGCGCAACGTGCGCATGTTGTTCAACCGCTACAACATCGACCGGGGCTGGATCACGGCCGACAACGGCAAGACGACGCTGGCCAAGACGGTGGACACCGGCGACAAGCAGTTCCGGTTCGAGCGGGAGTATCCGCTCGGCAAGCCGTTCACGCACGTGGTCGGCTGGTTCGCGCCGGAGAGCGCCTCGGGCATCGAGGCCGCCATGAACCGCTACCTCGACGGCAGCCACCCCGACCTGGTGGTCCGCCGGGCCATCGACCTGGTCAGCGGCAAGCCGGCCAAGGGCGCGAGCGTCGACCTCACCCTGAACACCAAGGCCCAGGAGGTCGCGTACAAGGACCTGGCCGGCACCGGCAAGCGCGGCGCGGTCGTCGCGCTCGAACCGAAGACCGGCAAGATCCTGGCGATGGTGTCGGTGCCGTCGTACGACCCGAACCCGCTGGCCAAGGCGAACAAGGACACCGTCAACAAGGCCTACAACAAGCTGAACAAGGACGACAACAAGCCGCTGCTCAACCGGGCCATCAACCTGACGTTCGCCCCGGGGTCCACGTTCAAGACGGTCACCTCGGCGGCCTACCTCAGCGAGGACACCTCGCGCGACGAGAACACGCAGGTCGACGCGCCCGACGCGCTGCCGCTGCCGGGCACGAACATCTCGCTGCCCAACTATCACGGCGAGTCGTGCGGCGGCCGGGCGACGCTGGTGCAGGCGCTCACCATCTCCTGCAACACGCCGTTCGCGATCATGGGCATGGACGTCGGCTACGACAAGCTCAAGGAGCAGGCCGAGAAGTTCGGGGTCGGCCAGCCGCTGAAGATCCCCATGGAGGTCGCGCCCAGCGACATCGGCCCCGACGAGGGCAAGGCGGCTCTCGCCAAGACCGCGATCGGCCAGCAGAGCAACCAGATGACCCCGCTGCAGATGGCGATGGTCGCGGCCGGCATCGCCAACCAGGGCACGGTCATGAAGCCGTACCTGGTCAACAAGATCATGGGGCCGGACGGCGCGGAGATCGACGGGACCGACCCCGAGGAGCTGGACGAGGCCGTCACGCCCGAGGTGGCCGGCGAGCTGACCAAGATGATGATCAGCGTCGTGGAGCACGGCACCGGCGGCGCGGCCAGGATCCCCGGCATCACCGTGGCGGGCAAGACCGGCACGGCGGAGACCCTGCCGGGCAAGCCGTCGCACGCGTGGTTCATCTCCTTCGCCCCGGTGGGTGACGACCCGAAGGTCGCCGTGGCGGTCTTCGTGGAGTCGGGCAGCGCAGGCAACGACGCGACCGGCGGCGCGGTGGCCGCGCCGATCGCGCACGACGTCATGCAGGCGGTGCTCGGGCGGTGA
- a CDS encoding anthranilate synthase component II, protein MSPIRVLVVDNHDSFVHTIVQYLRGLGADCDVRPRDHVTVGDADAFDAVLVSPGPGTPEAAGVSVPLVRHCAGRGLPLLGVCLGHQAIAVAYGASVDRAPELMHGRTSLISHDGRGVFRELPSPVTMTRYHSLAVVPGTVPDTLEVTATTPDGVIMGLRHRDAPIEGVQFHPESVVSEHGHRLLENWLAQIV, encoded by the coding sequence ATGAGCCCGATCCGGGTGCTCGTGGTCGACAATCACGACAGCTTCGTGCACACGATCGTGCAGTACCTGCGCGGCCTGGGCGCGGACTGCGACGTACGGCCGCGCGACCACGTCACCGTGGGCGACGCCGACGCCTTCGACGCCGTGCTCGTGTCGCCGGGACCCGGCACGCCGGAGGCCGCCGGGGTGTCCGTGCCCCTCGTACGGCACTGCGCCGGGCGCGGCCTGCCGCTGCTCGGGGTCTGCCTCGGTCATCAGGCCATCGCCGTGGCGTACGGCGCCTCGGTGGACCGCGCGCCCGAGCTCATGCACGGCCGCACCAGCCTGATCTCCCACGACGGGCGGGGCGTGTTCCGGGAGCTGCCGTCGCCGGTCACGATGACGCGCTACCACTCGCTCGCCGTGGTCCCCGGCACCGTGCCGGACACGCTGGAGGTGACGGCCACCACCCCGGACGGCGTCATCATGGGCCTGCGCCACCGCGACGCCCCCATCGAGGGCGTGCAGTTCCACCCCGAGTCGGTGGTGTCCGAGCATGGTCATCGGTTGCTCGAAAATTGGCTCGCGCAGATTGTGTAA
- a CDS encoding Stp1/IreP family PP2C-type Ser/Thr phosphatase codes for MTIALRYAARSDVGLLREGNEDSAYASGRLLAVADGMGGHAHGEVASSVAIAALSSLDRDAFGSDLLSAIEAAVRDANHQLHAMVARDPSLKGMGTTLTAMLWSGSRFALVHVGDSRAYLLRNGELYQITHDHTLVQSLVDDGRITQEEAANHPQRSILLRALDGSGEVDPDLQDREAQVGDRYLLCSDGLSTVVSAETLHHTLSTIDDPEDVVRQLIDLANRGGGPDNITCVVADVIEVDDVQPPAGTAAVVGAAGSGRIRSAPPDTPAGRATTVTAPQPVIIDDDLDDEPAREAQASARRSRKGRSGPKVAVGVLVVAAALGAGGYFGYQWTQSQFYIGAKGDELVVFQGVDAEVGPVSFKKVAYTDHVRVSSLPAVQQDQVRSGIPVDDLQAGISKIKSFGDSAAPKADAESTPTPTRSSK; via the coding sequence ATGACCATCGCACTCCGCTACGCCGCTCGCTCGGACGTCGGGCTCCTCCGTGAAGGCAACGAGGACTCGGCGTACGCCAGCGGCCGCCTGCTGGCCGTCGCAGACGGCATGGGCGGGCATGCTCACGGCGAGGTGGCCAGTTCGGTCGCCATCGCCGCACTGTCGTCCCTCGACCGGGACGCCTTCGGCAGTGATCTGCTCAGCGCCATCGAGGCGGCGGTCCGGGACGCCAACCACCAGTTGCACGCGATGGTGGCCCGGGACCCCAGCCTCAAGGGCATGGGCACCACGCTCACCGCGATGCTCTGGAGCGGCTCGCGCTTCGCCCTGGTCCATGTGGGCGACTCCCGGGCGTACCTGCTCAGGAACGGCGAGCTGTACCAGATCACGCACGACCACACGCTGGTGCAGTCGCTGGTGGACGATGGGCGGATCACCCAGGAGGAGGCCGCCAACCATCCCCAGCGTTCGATACTGCTGCGCGCGCTGGACGGCAGCGGCGAGGTCGATCCCGACCTGCAGGACCGGGAGGCCCAGGTGGGCGACCGTTACCTGCTGTGCTCGGACGGTCTCTCCACCGTGGTCAGCGCCGAGACCCTGCACCACACCCTGAGCACGATCGACGATCCCGAGGATGTCGTCCGGCAGCTCATCGACCTCGCCAACCGGGGCGGCGGGCCGGACAACATCACCTGTGTGGTCGCCGACGTGATCGAGGTGGACGACGTGCAGCCGCCCGCGGGAACGGCGGCGGTCGTCGGCGCGGCCGGCTCCGGCCGGATCCGCTCGGCGCCGCCCGACACCCCCGCGGGCCGGGCCACGACCGTGACCGCGCCCCAACCCGTGATCATCGACGACGACCTGGACGACGAACCCGCGCGTGAGGCCCAGGCCTCCGCGCGGCGTTCGCGCAAGGGCCGATCGGGCCCGAAGGTGGCCGTCGGGGTGCTGGTCGTCGCCGCCGCGCTCGGGGCCGGGGGCTATTTCGGCTACCAGTGGACCCAGAGCCAGTTCTACATAGGCGCCAAGGGGGACGAGCTCGTCGTGTTCCAGGGCGTCGACGCGGAGGTCGGGCCGGTGTCCTTCAAGAAGGTCGCCTACACCGACCACGTACGCGTCTCGTCGCTGCCTGCGGTGCAACAGGACCAGGTCCGCAGCGGCATCCCGGTCGACGACCTGCAGGCAGGGATATCCAAGATCAAGAGCTTCGGCGACTCGGCGGCCCCCAAGGCGGACGCCGAGTCGACGCCGACCCCCACGAGGTCCAGTAAGTGA
- a CDS encoding SDR family oxidoreductase, translating to MSAQRVAVVTGGSRGIGRAIATTLAARDFAVVVGYQGAASAAAEVVDAVTSAGGRAIAAQADVADENAVAAMFDAAEKEFGGIDVVVNSAGRLTLSPIADLDLDDLDALHRTNIRGTFVIAREAARRVRDGGTIITMSTSVVGLQLPAYGAYVASKGAVEAMTLVLARELRGRQITVNAVAPGPTATELFFEGKDEATIERMAKQPPLERLGTPEDIAEVVAFLASPAGHWVNGQVVRANGGIV from the coding sequence ATGAGTGCTCAGCGCGTGGCCGTCGTCACCGGCGGCTCCCGCGGCATCGGCCGGGCGATCGCGACGACGCTGGCGGCGCGCGACTTCGCCGTCGTCGTGGGATACCAGGGAGCGGCCTCGGCCGCGGCCGAGGTGGTCGACGCCGTCACGTCGGCCGGCGGCCGGGCGATCGCCGCCCAGGCCGACGTCGCGGACGAGAACGCGGTCGCGGCGATGTTCGACGCGGCGGAGAAGGAGTTCGGCGGGATCGACGTCGTCGTCAACTCGGCGGGGCGTCTGACCCTGTCCCCGATCGCCGACCTCGATCTCGACGATCTGGACGCCCTGCACCGCACCAACATCCGCGGCACCTTCGTCATCGCGCGGGAGGCGGCGCGCCGCGTGCGCGACGGCGGCACGATCATCACGATGTCCACGTCCGTCGTCGGCCTGCAACTGCCTGCCTACGGGGCGTACGTCGCCAGCAAGGGCGCTGTCGAGGCGATGACATTAGTGCTCGCCCGTGAGCTGCGAGGGCGGCAGATCACGGTCAACGCGGTGGCGCCCGGCCCGACCGCCACCGAGCTGTTCTTCGAGGGCAAGGACGAAGCCACGATCGAGCGGATGGCCAAGCAGCCCCCGCTCGAACGGCTCGGCACCCCCGAGGACATCGCGGAGGTCGTCGCCTTCCTGGCGAGCCCCGCGGGGCACTGGGTCAACGGGCAGGTCGTGCGCGCGAACGGCGGCATCGTCTGA
- the pknB gene encoding Stk1 family PASTA domain-containing Ser/Thr kinase, producing MTQPRLLGGRYELDGVVGRGGMAEVYRARDIRLDRVVAIKTLRSDLARDHTFQARFRREAQSAASLNHPSIIAVYDTGEDMMDGTPVPYIVMEFVDGRTLRDLLRADRRLLPERAMELVDGILRALDYSHRGGIVHRDIKPANIMLTVNGEVKVMDFGIARAMADSAATMTQTAQVIGTAQYLSPEQARGERVDARSDIYSTGCVLYELLTGQPPFTGDSPVAIAYQHVREDPIPPSRIDPEIPQWADAIVLKAMAKDPVQRYQSAAEMRGDIQRALSGMPVDPQTMAMATQQYNGYGGADRTRTMTTAGGAPMTQSTRAIPDYEYAREERGGGRYDGRRRSGGGNTALKTALWILIPLVVIGAMIGVGYAFLGSGGSSAADQVQVPSVTNQTKAAAKQALEAAGFKVAFGPEEFNGDVPKGAVVSTDPAGGEQADRGATVTVIVSKGEEKVTVPDDLIGKSPEEARAELEALELKVSIVPKASAKEQGKVFDSNPKPGEKVAKGALVRLYVPLEMTEVPSVVGYTLEDATQMLKSAGFKVKTSPQPSDVVAKGNVIDQSPQAGAKANPNTTITLTVSTGPSQEQPPTNDQPNSDPPSDDTGDGGDTGDGGGDPNDPNNGDGGGVQIGPPGDGGDNPFGN from the coding sequence ATGACTCAGCCACGACTTCTCGGCGGACGCTACGAGCTGGATGGCGTCGTGGGGCGTGGCGGCATGGCCGAGGTGTATCGCGCCCGGGACATCCGGCTGGACCGTGTCGTCGCCATCAAGACGCTCCGCTCCGATCTCGCCAGGGACCACACGTTCCAGGCGCGCTTCCGGCGTGAGGCGCAGTCGGCCGCCTCGCTCAACCACCCGTCGATCATCGCCGTGTACGACACCGGCGAGGACATGATGGACGGCACGCCGGTGCCGTACATCGTGATGGAGTTCGTGGACGGGCGGACGCTGCGCGACCTGCTGCGCGCGGACCGGCGGCTGCTGCCCGAGCGGGCCATGGAGCTGGTGGACGGCATCCTGCGGGCGCTCGACTACAGCCACCGGGGCGGCATCGTCCACCGGGACATCAAGCCGGCCAACATCATGTTGACGGTCAACGGCGAGGTCAAGGTCATGGACTTCGGCATCGCCCGGGCGATGGCCGACTCCGCCGCCACGATGACCCAGACCGCGCAGGTGATCGGCACCGCGCAGTACCTGTCCCCCGAGCAGGCCCGCGGCGAGCGCGTGGACGCCCGCAGCGACATCTACTCGACCGGCTGTGTGCTGTACGAGCTGCTCACCGGCCAGCCGCCCTTCACCGGGGACTCCCCCGTGGCGATCGCCTACCAGCACGTGCGGGAGGACCCCATCCCGCCGTCGCGGATCGACCCCGAGATCCCGCAGTGGGCCGACGCGATCGTGCTCAAGGCGATGGCCAAGGACCCGGTCCAGCGCTACCAGAGCGCCGCGGAGATGCGCGGCGACATCCAGCGGGCGCTGTCGGGCATGCCGGTCGACCCGCAGACGATGGCGATGGCCACCCAGCAGTACAACGGGTATGGCGGGGCCGACCGCACGCGGACGATGACCACGGCCGGCGGCGCGCCCATGACGCAGAGCACCCGCGCCATCCCCGACTACGAGTACGCCCGCGAGGAGCGCGGCGGCGGCCGATACGACGGGCGGCGGCGCAGCGGCGGCGGCAACACCGCGCTGAAGACCGCCCTGTGGATCCTCATCCCGCTGGTGGTGATCGGCGCCATGATCGGCGTCGGCTACGCCTTCCTCGGGTCCGGCGGCTCCTCCGCCGCCGACCAGGTCCAGGTGCCGTCGGTGACGAACCAGACGAAGGCGGCGGCCAAGCAGGCGTTGGAGGCGGCCGGGTTCAAGGTCGCGTTCGGGCCGGAGGAGTTCAACGGCGACGTGCCCAAGGGCGCCGTCGTGAGCACCGACCCCGCCGGAGGTGAGCAGGCCGACCGCGGGGCCACGGTCACCGTCATCGTGTCCAAGGGCGAGGAGAAGGTCACCGTCCCGGACGACCTGATCGGCAAGTCGCCCGAGGAGGCCAGGGCCGAGCTGGAGGCGCTGGAGCTGAAGGTCAGCATCGTGCCGAAGGCCTCCGCCAAGGAGCAGGGCAAGGTCTTCGACAGCAACCCCAAGCCGGGCGAGAAGGTCGCGAAGGGCGCCCTGGTGCGGCTGTACGTGCCTCTGGAGATGACCGAGGTCCCGAGCGTCGTCGGCTACACGCTCGAGGACGCGACGCAGATGCTGAAGAGCGCCGGCTTCAAGGTCAAGACGTCGCCGCAACCGAGCGACGTGGTGGCCAAGGGCAACGTGATCGACCAGTCGCCGCAGGCGGGGGCCAAGGCTAACCCCAACACCACGATCACGCTGACGGTCTCCACCGGCCCGTCGCAGGAGCAGCCGCCGACCAACGACCAGCCCAACAGCGACCCGCCGTCGGACGACACCGGCGACGGCGGCGACACCGGGGACGGCGGCGGCGACCCCAACGACCCCAACAACGGGGACGGCGGCGGCGTCCAGATCGGCCCGCCCGGCGACGGCGGCGACAACCCGTTCGGCAACTAG
- a CDS encoding cell division protein CrgA: MPKSKTRKKAVYTPPQKAQTVKVSPRWLAPVMVACWIIGIAWIAIYYIAPSVPGISALANWNLLIGFGLIIVGVVLSTKWR, from the coding sequence GTGCCCAAGTCGAAGACCCGCAAGAAGGCCGTATACACGCCGCCGCAGAAGGCGCAGACGGTGAAGGTCAGCCCCCGCTGGCTCGCCCCCGTCATGGTGGCCTGCTGGATCATCGGTATCGCCTGGATCGCGATCTACTACATCGCGCCGAGCGTTCCCGGTATCTCCGCTCTGGCGAACTGGAACCTGCTGATCGGTTTCGGACTCATCATCGTCGGCGTCGTACTGTCGACGAAGTGGCGTTAG
- a CDS encoding FtsW/RodA/SpoVE family cell cycle protein has translation MTAKRRGAQLGMLAFAVLIVMGAYASVGLGINGKVPSGMLGYGLGLGGLMLAAYLVLAKWAPWADPLLLPLVTLVNGIGLVMIYRIELAGEHLASAANQLMWTALGVVMFSATLIALRDHRVLQRFTYTAGFAGIALLVLPMLPFIGREINGARIWVGIGPFSIQPAEFAKLALVVFFAGYLVAKRDVLALAGRRLLFIDLPRARDLGPVLITWGISLGVLVMQKDLGSSLLLFGAFVAMLYVATQRTSWVLIGILLFVGGAFLAGQIFSHVEARFNIWLHAEDPALYDAGGGSFQLMQGMFAMGSGGILGTGLGQGYPYKVPLSFSDFIFTATGEELGLTGLMAILMVYALIVERGLRTALAARDPFTKLLAGGLSFILAWQIFIIVGGVTRLIPLTGLVTPFMSAGGSALLANWMLIALLVRMSDAARRPPPQAIQDEGLTQVMQR, from the coding sequence ATGACCGCGAAGAGGCGCGGCGCCCAGCTGGGCATGCTCGCCTTCGCCGTGCTGATCGTGATGGGCGCGTACGCCAGCGTCGGGCTCGGGATCAACGGCAAGGTCCCGTCCGGCATGCTCGGCTACGGCCTCGGCCTCGGCGGTCTGATGCTCGCGGCCTACCTGGTGCTGGCCAAGTGGGCACCCTGGGCCGATCCCCTTCTGCTTCCCCTCGTGACGCTGGTGAACGGCATCGGTCTGGTGATGATCTACCGGATCGAGCTGGCCGGGGAGCATCTCGCCTCGGCGGCGAACCAGCTCATGTGGACGGCGCTCGGCGTGGTGATGTTCTCCGCGACACTGATCGCGTTGAGGGACCACCGCGTCTTGCAGCGCTTCACCTACACCGCCGGCTTCGCCGGCATCGCGCTGCTGGTGCTGCCGATGCTGCCCTTCATCGGCAGGGAGATCAACGGCGCGCGCATCTGGGTCGGCATCGGCCCCTTCAGCATCCAGCCCGCCGAGTTCGCCAAGCTGGCCCTGGTCGTCTTCTTCGCGGGATATCTGGTCGCCAAGCGCGACGTGCTGGCTCTGGCGGGCCGCCGCCTGCTGTTCATCGACCTGCCCCGCGCCCGCGACCTCGGTCCCGTCCTCATCACCTGGGGAATCAGCCTCGGCGTCCTGGTGATGCAGAAGGACCTCGGCAGCTCGCTGCTGCTGTTCGGCGCGTTCGTCGCGATGCTCTACGTCGCGACCCAGCGCACCTCGTGGGTGCTCATCGGCATCCTGCTGTTCGTCGGCGGCGCCTTCCTCGCCGGGCAGATCTTCAGTCACGTCGAGGCCCGCTTCAACATCTGGCTGCACGCCGAGGACCCCGCGCTGTACGACGCGGGCGGCGGCAGTTTCCAGCTCATGCAGGGCATGTTCGCCATGGGCTCGGGCGGCATCCTCGGCACCGGCCTCGGGCAGGGGTACCCGTACAAGGTCCCGCTGTCGTTCTCCGACTTCATCTTCACGGCGACGGGCGAGGAACTCGGTCTCACCGGCCTGATGGCCATCCTCATGGTTTACGCGCTCATCGTCGAGCGGGGGCTGCGCACCGCGCTGGCCGCCCGCGACCCGTTCACCAAGCTGCTCGCGGGCGGCCTGTCGTTCATCCTCGCCTGGCAGATCTTCATCATCGTCGGCGGCGTGACCCGGCTGATCCCGCTGACCGGTCTCGTGACGCCGTTCATGTCCGCCGGAGGCTCGGCGCTGCTGGCCAACTGGATGCTCATCGCCCTGCTCGTACGGATGTCCGACGCGGCCCGCCGGCCGCCGCCGCAGGCGATCCAGGACGAGGGACTGACCCAGGTGATGCAGCGATGA